The genomic segment GCCCACCATCAAGCCGCCGCGCCTAGAGATCGGCGCGACCATCGGCATCGCTGCACCGACCTACGCCGAACAGCACCAAGGTGAATGAGCGCCGATAGCGCTGGCCAACTGCCTAGCGCGGCCCGACATCTATGCCCCACTCATGTGCAAAGCCAGCGCGGCCCACATCGGTCAAACGTAGCGCGCGGCTCGTCGCCACGCGGCTGAGCCAGCCCTGGGAAAGCAGCCAGTCGGCCAGGGCCGCCCCAAATGCACCGGCCACGTGGTAGCGGCGCTCGCTCCAATCCAGGCAGGCGCGGGCTGCCGCCCTTCGCCCGTGCACAAGCTGCTCGCCATCGATCCCGCGCTGGGCCAGCCAGCCAATGCCCTGCGGCGTCATGTGGTAGGGCTCGCCTGCCTGGGAAAGCAACCCGCGCTCGACCAAGCGATCGGTGAGCTGCACGCCCAGCGAGCCAGCCAGATGGTCGTAGCACGAGCGCGCAAACCGCAAAGCCCGTGCGCTTTCCGACTGGCGCAGCGATATAATCTTCGCGGGAGCCGCGATCGAGGCCAGGGTCTCCAAAGCCCGCGCCACATCGGCGCTGGCAAGCCGATAGTAGCGATGCCGCCCCGAGGCGACTACATCTATCAGCCCACCCTCGCGCAACCGCGAAAGATGAGAGCTGGCGGTCTGCGGCGTGACGCTGGCGCAGGCCGCCAGCTCGCTGGCCGTAAGCGCCCTGCCGCCAAGCAGCGCGGCAAGCATGGCGGCGCGGGCCGGATCGCCGATCAGCGCGGCGGCCTGGGCAAAGTTCGGATCTGCTGGCATACTTCCATGCTCCTCTAACCAATGGCGCTCTACAATAGGTCTATCGATGATAGCACGCCAGCCCTTCGATAGCGGTCGAAGGGTGGCCAAGGCAGAGGGGCGATCCTTTCATGGCAAAGCACAGAGCAACTATTCTATGGGAGCGCAATGGGGCAACGTTCAGCGACAACCGCTATAGCCGAGGCCATCGCTGGCTATTCGACGGCGGCAGCGAGGTTGCGGCCTCATCATCGCCCGCTGTCGTGCCACTGCCGCTCTCGGTGGCGGCGGCGGTCGACCCCGAAGAGGCATTTGTCGCCAGCCTGTCGAGCTGCCACATGCTATGGTTCCTATCGATCGCGTCCAAGCATGGCTACACGGTAGAAAGCTACCGCGACGAGGCCGAGGGGATGATGGGCTACGACGAGGGCGGCAGGCAGCTGATGGCGCAGGTGACACTCCGCCCCATGGCGCGCTTCGCCAGCCACGACCAGCCGAGCGCGGCGGATGTGGAGGAGATGCACCGCGACGCCCACGAGCAGTGCTTCATCGCGCGCTCGGTGAAGACCGATGTGCGCTGCGAGCCTATCTATGCAGAGCATGCGACCGACATAGCCATCAGGAGAGCACACCTATGAATGATCTAGCCATCCTGCTTGAGAACCAGCCCGGCGCTCTGGCGAAGATGGGCGAGGCCCTGGGCCGCGGGGGGTAAGCATCGAGGGCGGCGGCGCGTGGGTGGCCGATGGGCGCGGGGTGGCGCACTTCCTCTTCGCCGACGGCGCGGCGGCGCGGCGGGCGCTTGAAGATGCGGGCATCCACGTGCTTGAAGAGCGCGAGGTGCTGATCCAGAAGCTACGGCAGGATGTGCCCGGCCAGCTCGGCCTGCTGACCAGACAGATGGCCGAGGCCGGGGTAAACATCGAAGTGCTCTACAGCGACCACAGCCACCAGCTTATTCTCGTAGTCGACGACCACGCGCGCGGGCGGGCGGTCTCGGAGGCGTGGCAAAAATCGGTCTCGTCGCCAAACCGCTAGGGGGAGAGCGTTTCACCACGAAGACTCGAAGACCCGAAGAACAAAAGACCATTTACCACCAAGACGCCAAGGCTCCAAGATCTGCAAAAGACCATTTCACCACGAAGACGCGAGGGCACGAAGCAGGGAAGGACGTTTACCACCAAGACGCCAAGGCTCCAAGTTTCGCGAGAGACCGGTTTACCACCAAGACGCGAAGACACGAGGCGGGGAGAGCTGTTTAGCTCCAAGGCTCCAAGGCCCCGAGAAAGAGGAGAGCGCAGGCATATAGGCGCAGCAGCGGCGGGATACCGCACAAAGAAGCCGCCGCCCTATGCCCAGATCAGATCTGGGCGTGGGGCGGCGGCTCGCTGCCTGTTGTGGCCTGCCTATTCAGGAAGGCCAGAAGCATTTTTATGGCATTCAGCAGATACCAGACAAGATAAACGCCAGTGAGCACGACCCAGAAGACTGGCTTCACGACAAAGCTCACCAGATCGAGGTCAGGCGTAGCGTATTCCGGTAGGCCGCTGAGGCCGTAGGCAATGTTGATCTTGGCCCCTTTTTGCGTATTCTGCCAGATCGTATAGGGGGTGGGGACTTTCACCTGCTCGCGCTTCGGGCCGCCAATCGTCACACACTCCAGATAGTACGAGTGCTGAGAACTATCTTTGCTCACCACCTGCGCCTGCACCAAGCGCGCCCCTGGGATCTTCCCCATGACCTGGAGATTGGTACACAGATCGAGCGCGTTATACAAAAACGCACCGATCATCAGCAAAGTAAACAGCGTCGGATCGAACTCACTGCGGCGACGCATAGCGTCACTCCTTCATGTGGCCCACGGCAAGACTGCGCAAAGCCACCTACACCCACAGAACAACAGCAGAGCGACAAAAACAAAAACGAATCTTCCAATAGGCGAGCAGAAGCGTGCTATAGTAGACCGATCAGCAGCTGCGCCGCATCGAAAGCAACGTTATATACGCCCGAACTACGCCGATGTTTCGCAGAAACCAAGAATCTACCACCGCACCACAAAAAGGATCAGATCTCGCCATGCAGCCCACCATCAAGCCGCCGCGCCTAGAGATCGGCGCGACCATCGGCATCATCGCGCCGTCGAACGCGCTGCTGCCCGCCCGCGAGGAGCACTACCGCCGCAGCGTGGATGCGCTGCAGCGCCTGGGGTTCCGCACCAAGGAGAGCGCGCAGCTGCGCGAGCGGCACTGGTGGAGCGCGGGCGCTCCCGCTCAGATCGCCGCCGCCATCCACGAGCAGTTCGCCGACCCCGAGGTGCATGCCATCGCCACCACGGCGGGCGGGGCCACCGCCATGCTCGTGGCCGACCTGCTGGACTACGACCTGATCCGGCGCAACCCCAAGCCGTTCATCGGCATGAGCGACATCACCACCTACCAGTGGGCCATGTGGGCGCGCAGCAGGCTGGTGGGCTTCCACGGCAACTGCCTGACCGCCGGGTGGAGTGAGTGGTTCGCCGCACACCCCGCGCCGTACCAGCGCGCCATCGAGGCCAGCTACCTGCGGCTGCTCACCGAGCCAGCGCCGCTCGGCCCGCTGCCCGAGCTGATGCCCTGGGAGACGTGGCGCGAAGGCCGCACCCATGGCGTGCTGCTGGGCGGCCTGCTGCGGCGCTTCGCCGACCTAGCGGGGACGCGCTACTTCCCGCCGCTGGAGGTTTTCGACGGGGCCATCCTGTTCTGGGAGGAGGTCGACCGCTCGCTGCCGGACATCACGCTGAACCTAGCCAAGCTGCGCAGCCTGGGCGTGCTCGACCGCATCGGCGGCATGGTGGTGGGCAAGGTCGCGCTGCCGCCCGAGAGCGTCGCGCCGCACCACCCGAGCCTGCGCGAGGTGGTGGTGGAGCTGACGGGTGGCGCGGGGGGCTGCCCCATCCTGGCGGGCGTCGATTTTGGCCATGGCGTCTCGATGCTGCCCATGCCGATCGGTGTGGCGGCGCGGCTGGACAGCGGGACGCGCCTGCTGGAGGTGACCGAGCGGGCGACCGAGGGATAGGGAGTAGGGCAATCACAGCACAGTATAAATGTATAGATATAGAAGGCCCCTTACCACCAAGACTCCAGGACACCAAGGAAAAAAGGGTGTACTATCACAAGGCGCAAAACACGAAGGGGAAACCGATTGCCCCAAGATGCCAGAACGCGAAAAGAGAGCAGACAAAACCCATAGAGCCTGTTCTGCACATTTGGCATCTTTACAACGCCATGGCCACATGCTAGAATCATCGGCGCGGCGGCTATTGGCAGGCTTCCTTCTCAAAAATCGTAGGATTAGCGTGCCCGCTCTCCGCTGCACCACTAGCGCTCCTGCCCCTGGCAGGGGCGTTTGCCTTGCCCGCTGTCACCGCAACACATCGGCAGGGGCGCACGCTGTGGTGCTAGCTCTGATCGCATCTCCGAGAACGCATAGAGCCTAATATGCACATTTGGCATCTTTACAACGCCATGGCCACATGCTAGAATCATCGGCGCAGCGGCTATTGGCAGGCTTCCTTCTTCTCTTCCTGACTTAGCTTGCCGGCTCTCCGCTGTACCGCTGGCGCTCCTGCACCCCGCAGGGGCGTTCGTGTTCTACGAGGTGCCATGTGCAACAGGCGATCTACCTGCGCCACCGACGGCGCATCCTGCTGCCCGAGCCGCAGGGCAGCGCGGCCCCGGCGCACGCCGCCACCCTGCTGAAGAACATCGAGGCGCTGGGCTTCACCGACAGCGCGGCGCTGCTTGAGCGCATGCGGCAGGCCTCGACCGCGCAGCTTGGCCAGCTCTATACGGATGTGCTGCCCGCGCTGCGCGAGCTGGTGGGCGCACACGTGGCCTTCAAGCCGATGTACCCCGGCTTCCCCGAGCAGGTGATGAGCGCGTCGGACGCCCAGCTCTACATCAACGCGCTGATCCACTACCTGACGCACCAGACGCCGCCGCCCAAGCCCATGCTGCGCAGGCCGCTGATCGAGCGCAGCCACCTGAACATGATCGACCTGGGCAACGAGGATGACTTCCGCATGATCTGCACGCGGCTGCTGGGCGCGAAGAGCGCGATCTCGGCGGCGGACAAGCAGGATGTGCGCTGGTTCTTCCAGCGCTACGGCGACGGCGCGCTGGCGCTGGTGCCCGAGCAGGTGCCGCTGCGCGAGAACGCGGCGCTGCTGGGGGCGTGCATCCTGCGCCACACCACGCAGGCCGAGCGCGAGCTGCCCCGCCACATCAAGAGCGCCACCGATGTGCTGCGCCTGGCGGTGGCCCTGGCCGACGGCGACCTGAGCCTGGCCCAGCCCACGCGCTTCCCCAGCTACCGCAGGGCCGAGCGCCGCACGCTGCTGGCGCTGCTGGAGCGCGCGCCCCGGCGCATGGAGGACATGCTGCGCTACCCCGAGCCGTGGAAGCGGCTGGGCGAGCGGCTGCACCCCGGCGAGCTACAGAAGCAGTTCCCGCAGAGCTACGAGGCCTTCGCCGTCATCCGCAATGATCTGCCCGCGCCCACTTTTCGCGGGCAGGTGGAAAGAGCGATCGCCGACGGCGAGCTGGGCCAGGCGCTCGGCCTGCTGGCCACGCGCCCCGGCGAGCTGGCGCGGCGGCTCGACCACCTGCTGCGGATCGCGCCCGAGCCGGTGGCCGCGCTCGACCGCTTCGCCACCGTGGCGGCTCAGGTGTCCACGCCGGTGCTGCTGCAGCTGCTGGCCCACCTGATGCACCGCAGCGAGATGCGCCCGCTGCGCACCTTCTTCCCCAAGGGCGACGCGGCGAAGGCCTGGGCGCGCAGCAACACGCTGCCGCCGCTAGACGAGGGGCTGCGGGCCAGGGCCGAGCAGATCTGCCGCGCGGCGCTGATCGAG from the Chloroflexia bacterium SDU3-3 genome contains:
- a CDS encoding LD-carboxypeptidase → MFRRNQESTTAPQKGSDLAMQPTIKPPRLEIGATIGIIAPSNALLPAREEHYRRSVDALQRLGFRTKESAQLRERHWWSAGAPAQIAAAIHEQFADPEVHAIATTAGGATAMLVADLLDYDLIRRNPKPFIGMSDITTYQWAMWARSRLVGFHGNCLTAGWSEWFAAHPAPYQRAIEASYLRLLTEPAPLGPLPELMPWETWREGRTHGVLLGGLLRRFADLAGTRYFPPLEVFDGAILFWEEVDRSLPDITLNLAKLRSLGVLDRIGGMVVGKVALPPESVAPHHPSLREVVVELTGGAGGCPILAGVDFGHGVSMLPMPIGVAARLDSGTRLLEVTERATEG
- a CDS encoding helix-turn-helix transcriptional regulator → MPADPNFAQAAALIGDPARAAMLAALLGGRALTASELAACASVTPQTASSHLSRLREGGLIDVVASGRHRYYRLASADVARALETLASIAAPAKIISLRQSESARALRFARSCYDHLAGSLGVQLTDRLVERGLLSQAGEPYHMTPQGIGWLAQRGIDGEQLVHGRRAAARACLDWSERRYHVAGAFGAALADWLLSQGWLSRVATSRALRLTDVGRAGFAHEWGIDVGPR
- a CDS encoding peroxiredoxin yields the protein MAKHRATILWERNGATFSDNRYSRGHRWLFDGGSEVAASSSPAVVPLPLSVAAAVDPEEAFVASLSSCHMLWFLSIASKHGYTVESYRDEAEGMMGYDEGGRQLMAQVTLRPMARFASHDQPSAADVEEMHRDAHEQCFIARSVKTDVRCEPIYAEHATDIAIRRAHL
- a CDS encoding TerD family protein: MQQAIYLRHRRRILLPEPQGSAAPAHAATLLKNIEALGFTDSAALLERMRQASTAQLGQLYTDVLPALRELVGAHVAFKPMYPGFPEQVMSASDAQLYINALIHYLTHQTPPPKPMLRRPLIERSHLNMIDLGNEDDFRMICTRLLGAKSAISAADKQDVRWFFQRYGDGALALVPEQVPLRENAALLGACILRHTTQAERELPRHIKSATDVLRLAVALADGDLSLAQPTRFPSYRRAERRTLLALLERAPRRMEDMLRYPEPWKRLGERLHPGELQKQFPQSYEAFAVIRNDLPAPTFRGQVERAIADGELGQALGLLATRPGELARRLDHLLRIAPEPVAALDRFATVAAQVSTPVLLQLLAHLMHRSEMRPLRTFFPKGDAAKAWARSNTLPPLDEGLRARAEQICRAALIERFRALPPLGRVFVDERLRDYTVPFTQRSASKALRTIPRGSRLPLPDGETVRFFLWWKEGMVNGQPTGRVDIDLSAVLYDHGWGYLEHISYTNLRSQKYRAAHSGDIVTAPNGACEFIDIDIASALRYGGRYVVMSVNAFTDQPFCNLPECFGGWMMRSDPGSGEPFEPTTVQDKLDLSADTRICIPVIIDLHERRVVWADLALRRDPSWNNNIEGNAKGTLIMGQAMTTLAKPDLHTLFSLHAEARGTPALREQADVVFAPDGTVTPFDIGLILAEYL